The Coffea arabica cultivar ET-39 chromosome 1e, Coffea Arabica ET-39 HiFi, whole genome shotgun sequence genome has a window encoding:
- the LOC140013415 gene encoding alcohol dehydrogenase 1-like isoform X2 — protein MEQVEVAPPQTMEVRIKIKHTSLCHTDLYFWEAKGQAPLFPRIFGHEAAGIVESVGEGVSDLQTGDHVLPVFTGECKECAHCKSEDSNMCDLLRINTDRGVMLTDGKSRFSIDGKRINHFLGTSTFSEYTVVHSGCLAKINPLAPLDKVCILSCGISTGLGATLNVAKPKKGSSVAIFGLGAVGLAAAEGARIAGASRIIGIDLNPNRFEEAKKFGVTEFINPKDHDRPVQQVIADMTDGGVDRSVECTGHTEAMVSAFECVHDGWGVAVLVGVPNKDAAFMTKPINLLNERTIKGTFFGNYKPRTDLPSVVEMYMNKKLELEKFITHRVSFSDINRAFELMLRGEGLRCIINMGE, from the exons ATGGAGCAAGTGGAGGTGGCGCCACCGCAAACCATGGAAGTCAGGATCAAGATCAAACACACTTCTCTCTGTCACACTGACCTCTATTTTTGGGAAGCTAaa GGCCAAGCACCGTTGTTCCCCCGCATATTTGGTCATGAAGCAGCAGG GATAGTAGAGAGTGTCGGGGAAGGGGTGTCTGATCTCCAGACTGGGGACCATGTGCTTCCAGTTTTCACAGGAGAATGCAAGGAGTGTGCACATTGCAAATCTGAGGACAGCAATATGTGTGACCTGCTTAGAATAAATACAGACAGAGGGGTAATGCTCACTGATGGAAAGTCTAGGTTTTCTATTGATGGAAAGCGAATAAATCATTTCTTAGGAACATCAACTTTCAGTGAATACACTGTTGTCCACTCGGGCTGCCTTGCAAAGATCAATCCATTGGCCCCATTGGATAAAGTATGCATACTGAGTTGTGGCATCTCGACTG GGTTGGGTGCAACACTAAATGTAGCTAAGCCAAAGAAAGGATCCTCAGTTGCCATCTTCGGGCTAGGAGCTGTTGGTTTAGCT GCTGCTGAAGGTGCAAGGATTGCTGGGGCATCAAGGATTATTGGGATTGATTTGAACCCTAATAGATTTGAAGAAG CCAAGAAATTTGGAGTGACAGAGTTCATAAATCCAAAGGACCACGACAGACCAGTTCAACAG GTCATTGCAGATATGACAGACGGTGGAGTTGATAGGAGTGTGGAGTGCACCGGTCACACTGAAGCCATGGTTTCTGCCTTTGAATGCGTCCATGAC GGATGGGGTGTTGCCGTACTTGTGGGAGTGCCCAACAAGGATGCAGCCTTCATGACCAAGCCCATTAACTTGCTGAATGAGAGGACAATTAAGGGAACTTTCTTTGGGAATTACAAACCTCGTACTGATCTTCCTTCCGTGGTTGAAATGTACATGAACAAG AAACTAGAGCTGGAGAAATTCATTACACATCGGGTTTCATTCTCCGACATCAACAGGGCTTTCGAGCTCATGTTGAGAGGGGAAGGTCTGAGATGTATTATCAACATGGGAGAGTAA
- the LOC113714152 gene encoding uncharacterized protein has translation MASVSLCSSGLFLPISHYSPSKCCIETQALALNQSRFLSSNSVLRFKRQILVSTVQFKKLRSPRPPQVVPTVLSAQSNFLKVVRTVWKVGMDGIEAGTNLVPGAIPRPLARIAVTVVALSISLIVLASFLSTAFTVLAMMGLIYFTFIALNKDEGPKGDGGTTSVEDSLEEARKIMEKYK, from the exons ATGGCTTCAGTAAGCTTATGTAGCAGTGGCCTCTTCTTGCCCATTTCACATTACTCTCCCAGCAAATGTTGCATCGAAACTCAAGCTTTGGCTTTGAACCAATCTCGCTTTCTTTCTTCCAATTCAGTTTTGAGGTTCAAAAGGCAAATTCTGGTGTCAACCGTTCAATTCAAGAAGTTGAGGAGCCCCAGACCTCCTCAGGTTGTACCCACTGTTCTGTCTGCACAATCCAATTTCCTTAAAG TTGTTCGAACAGTATGGAAGGTTGGGATGGATGGAATTGAAGCAGGAACTAATCTAGTGCCT GGAGCTATCCCAAGGCCGCTAGCAAGAATTGCAGTAACTGTAGTTGCTCTGTCTATATCACTCATTGTACTCGCGTCCTTCCTGTCTACTGCCTTCACCGTGCTG GCCATGATGGGACTCATTTACTTTACGTTCATAGCATTGAATAAAGATGAAGGCCCGAAAGGAGATGGAGGTACTACCTCTGTGGAAGACAGTCTTgaagaagcaagaaaaataaTGGAGAAGTACAAGTAA
- the LOC140013427 gene encoding B3 domain-containing transcription factor ABI3-like — translation MSKNASEALQAGDDGDGLMKGMDVIMEESAFPATAFDDDDDDHMKQDEQVMSVNGGCGEREIWFGRDHRGHDQDNSLLDDDDDADVNNDPCSLFYTDFPPIPDFPCMSSSSSSSSTPLPARAVASTSSSSSSSSSSAATSWAVFKSEPDDSFHRNSEAEMQRYHPLERQCDEVVNAAAAAAALSSTASMEILPLPDDYCSNRDMNCMNAMENFGYMDLLDNSDIWDPCSIFESENVNPPQQDHDHQFQERKPASSACATPNHQEDQIQAPSQHHQPVEEDGNDNGNDGGLYFLQGNSELGVIFLEWLKQNKDHISAEDMRSIKLRRSTIECASKRLGCTKEGKKQLLKLILEWVEQYQLHKRRATEMCSRAAADFDPISYHYHEQAPAAAAAHETINPNPNPSPTTTDLINCKSVVPCSHQHPSTACLSSSPSPWVPPAPPCESCPNSLAAPFPPTMGGYACDPYSSAAAATVAVAVPVSNQTMNNANLYLVPAKYHQPTDSPQSWSGPYSMPQAQYNPFPDNTKLPVSGSQAQALYANPYPYQVFDGSSGERLVRYGSSATKEARKKRMARQRRISLHQYRHHHSHHHHTHQNQPQSLVNEQHATRIPAVGDDCTSNSPANPGNWIYWSPAVPPPAPAPTMPPLVSPDEPSHRQAPTQPVDRAYLQPQQNHQRQVPSSDRKQSWKTEKNLKFLLQKVLKQSDVGNLGRIVLPKKEAETHLPELESRDGIPIALEDIGTSNVWNMRYRFWPNNKSRMYLLENTGDFVRVNGLQEGDFIVIYTDTKCGKYLIRGVKVRQPGSKSEAKKPARRNQRNVPQAANNFALASFKQTVKRTTN, via the exons ATGAGCAAGAATGCTTCCGAAGCACTGCAAGCAGGGGACGACGGAGATGGATTAATGAAGGGCATGGATGTCATCATGGAAGAATCTGCCTTTCCTGCAACGGcatttgatgatgatgatgatgatcataTGAAGCAAGATGAGCAAGTGATGAGTGTTAATGGTGGTTGCGGTGAGAGGGAGATCTGGTTTGGAAGAGATCATCGTGGTCATGATCAAGACAATAGTCTACTTGATGATGATGACGATGCTGATGTCAATAATGATCCTTGCTCCCTCTTCTACACTGACTTCCCTCCCATCCCCGACTTCCCATGCATGTCTTCCTCTTCATCATCTTCCTCCACTCCCCTCCCTGCCAGGGCCGTTGCTTCCacatcctcctcctcttcctcctcaTCCTCCTCCGCGGCTACTTCTTGGGCAGTTTTCAAGTCAGAGCCGGACGATTCTTTCCACCGTAATTCAGAGGCAGAAATGCAGCGCTACCACCCCCTGGAGAGGCAGTGTGATGAGGTGGTGAATGCTGCTGCTGCGGCGGCGGCCTTGTCATCCACCGCCTCCATGGAGATTCTTCCACTACCTGATGACTACTGTAGCAACAGGGATATGAATTGCATGAATGCGATGGAGAATTTCGGGTACATGGATCTGCTGGATAACAGCGATATCTGGGACCCCTGCTCAATTTTTGAGAGCGAAAACGTTAACCCCCCACAACAAGATCATGATCACCAGTTTCAAGAACGGAAACCTGCATCGTCAGCATGCGCGACCCCCAACCACCAGGAAGACCAAATACAAGCTCCCTCTCAGCATCATCAGCCTGTGGAGGAAGACGGAAATGATAATGGAAATGATGGCGGGCTATACTTTCTGCAAGGAAACAGCGAGCTTGGTGTTATATTCCTGGAATGGCTCAAGCAAAACAAAGATCACATTTCGGCTGAAGATATGAGGAGTATCAAGCTCAGGCGCTCTACCATTGAGTGCGCCTCCAAACGTCTGGGCTGCACCAAAGAGGGCAAGAAGCAATTGTTGAAGCTCATTCTGGAGTGGGTGGAACAATACCAACTTCACAAAAGAAGAGCCACAGAAATGTGTTCAAGAGCTGCAGCTGACTTTGACCCAATCTCCTATCACTATCATGAACAGGCACCGGCTGCTGCAGCTgctcacgaaaccataaaccctaaccctaaccctagcCCCACTACTACTGATTTGATTAACTGCAAATCTGTTGTTCCCTGTAGTCATCAACATCCATCAACTGCTTGCCTTTCTTCCTCTCCATCACCTTGGGTTCCACCTGCACCTCCATGCGAGTCTTGTCCTAACTCCCTCGCGGCGCCATTCCCGCCCACCATGGGAGGATATGCGTGTGATCCTTATTCTAGTGCTGCAGCGGCAACTGTTGCTGTTGCTGTTCCCGTGTCGAACCAAACTATGAATAATGCAAATCTATATCTGGTTCCAGCAAAATATCATCAACCCACGGACTCTCCTCAATCGTGGAGTGGACCATATTCGATGCCGCAGGCTCAGTACAACCCGTTCCCGGATAATACTAAACTTCCCGTGTCCGGCTCCCAAGCTCAAGCTCTGTATGCAAATCCATATCCGTATCAGGTTTTTGATGGGAGCAGTGGCGAAAGATTGGTGAGATATGGTTCTTCAGCCACCAAGGAGGCCCGCAAGAAAAGGATGGCACGCCAACGACGGATTTCTCTGCACCAATATCGGCATCACCATAGTCATCATCATCATACTCACCAGAATCAGCCTCAGAGTCTAGTGAATGAACAACATGCAACGAGGATCCCTGCTGTTGGAGATGATTGCACCTCCAACTCTCCAGCTAATCCAGGGAATTGGATTTACTGGTCCCCTGCAGTTCCTCCGCCTGCTCCTGCTCCGACTATGCCGCCTTTGGTTTCACCTGATGAACCATCACATAGGCAAGCACCAACTCAACCTGTGGATCGGGCGTACCTGCAACCGCAGCAGAATCATCAGCGTCAGGTTCCATCATCTGATAGAAAGCAG AGTTGGAAAACGGAGAAGAACTTGAAGTTTTTGCTGCAGAAAGTGTTGAAACAAAGCGATGTGGGTAATTTGGGAAGAATTGTGTTGCCCAAA AAAGAGGCAGAAACGCATCTTCCTGAACTTGAATCAAGGGATGGAATCCCCATAGCCCTGGAAGACATTGGCACTTCTAATGTCTGGAACATGCGGTATAG attttggcCAAATAACAAGAGCAGAATGTACCTTCTTGAAAACACCG GGGACTTTGTGCGCGTAAATGGACTTCAAGAGGGCGACTTTATCGTCATATACACGGACACGAAATGTGGCAAATAC CTGATAAGAGGAGTGAAAGTTCGGCAGCCAGGGTCAAAATCAGAGGCAAAGAAGCCGGCAAGGAGAAACCAGCGTAATGTGCCCCAAGCGGCCAATAACTTTGCACTTGCATCTTTCAAACAAACGGTGAAACGAACAACAAATTAG
- the LOC140013415 gene encoding alcohol dehydrogenase 1-like isoform X1 — translation MSSTAGLVIPCKAAVSWEAGKPLVMEQVEVAPPQTMEVRIKIKHTSLCHTDLYFWEAKGQAPLFPRIFGHEAAGIVESVGEGVSDLQTGDHVLPVFTGECKECAHCKSEDSNMCDLLRINTDRGVMLTDGKSRFSIDGKRINHFLGTSTFSEYTVVHSGCLAKINPLAPLDKVCILSCGISTGLGATLNVAKPKKGSSVAIFGLGAVGLAAAEGARIAGASRIIGIDLNPNRFEEAKKFGVTEFINPKDHDRPVQQVIADMTDGGVDRSVECTGHTEAMVSAFECVHDGWGVAVLVGVPNKDAAFMTKPINLLNERTIKGTFFGNYKPRTDLPSVVEMYMNKKLELEKFITHRVSFSDINRAFELMLRGEGLRCIINMGE, via the exons ATGTCAAGCACTGCTGGTCTTGTGATTCCCTGTAAAG CTGCGGTTTCATGGGAAGCAGGGAAGCCATTGGTAATGGAGCAAGTGGAGGTGGCGCCACCGCAAACCATGGAAGTCAGGATCAAGATCAAACACACTTCTCTCTGTCACACTGACCTCTATTTTTGGGAAGCTAaa GGCCAAGCACCGTTGTTCCCCCGCATATTTGGTCATGAAGCAGCAGG GATAGTAGAGAGTGTCGGGGAAGGGGTGTCTGATCTCCAGACTGGGGACCATGTGCTTCCAGTTTTCACAGGAGAATGCAAGGAGTGTGCACATTGCAAATCTGAGGACAGCAATATGTGTGACCTGCTTAGAATAAATACAGACAGAGGGGTAATGCTCACTGATGGAAAGTCTAGGTTTTCTATTGATGGAAAGCGAATAAATCATTTCTTAGGAACATCAACTTTCAGTGAATACACTGTTGTCCACTCGGGCTGCCTTGCAAAGATCAATCCATTGGCCCCATTGGATAAAGTATGCATACTGAGTTGTGGCATCTCGACTG GGTTGGGTGCAACACTAAATGTAGCTAAGCCAAAGAAAGGATCCTCAGTTGCCATCTTCGGGCTAGGAGCTGTTGGTTTAGCT GCTGCTGAAGGTGCAAGGATTGCTGGGGCATCAAGGATTATTGGGATTGATTTGAACCCTAATAGATTTGAAGAAG CCAAGAAATTTGGAGTGACAGAGTTCATAAATCCAAAGGACCACGACAGACCAGTTCAACAG GTCATTGCAGATATGACAGACGGTGGAGTTGATAGGAGTGTGGAGTGCACCGGTCACACTGAAGCCATGGTTTCTGCCTTTGAATGCGTCCATGAC GGATGGGGTGTTGCCGTACTTGTGGGAGTGCCCAACAAGGATGCAGCCTTCATGACCAAGCCCATTAACTTGCTGAATGAGAGGACAATTAAGGGAACTTTCTTTGGGAATTACAAACCTCGTACTGATCTTCCTTCCGTGGTTGAAATGTACATGAACAAG AAACTAGAGCTGGAGAAATTCATTACACATCGGGTTTCATTCTCCGACATCAACAGGGCTTTCGAGCTCATGTTGAGAGGGGAAGGTCTGAGATGTATTATCAACATGGGAGAGTAA
- the LOC140021596 gene encoding uncharacterized protein — protein sequence MQMPMPRQMQSLNHQNHHHLQYYYLLLLLAVLSQAVAEAASNEVVVLFSWLQTSPSPPSSFSDWNSLDSNPCNWSYIKCSSDNFVTEINIQSIQLATPFPSNLSSLRSLRTLIISGANLTGTIPLEIGDCTSLRTIDISSNSLVGSIPLTISKLQNLEDLTLHSNKLTGNIPPELSNCIGLKNILLFDNELSGNLPVELGKLASLVVLRVGGNKEIDGKIPDELGDCQNLVVLGLADTKISGSLPASLGMLRNLQVLSVYTTMLSGEIPSDIGNCSELVDLYLYENNLSGSLPAELGKLQKLQKMLLWQNNLVGHIPDEIGNCRSLLIADFSLNSFTGSIPWSFGNLTNLLELMISNNNISGSIPPVLSNATSLTQLQLDTNQISGSIPMELGFLTELNIFFAWQNKLEGSIPPGLAGCRSLQALDLSHNFLTGSLPPGLFQLKNLTKLLLISNDISGSIPHETGNCSSLMRLRLTDNKISGQIPSEIGLLRSLTFLDLSNNNLIGSIPDEIGNCLALQMLNLRNNTLSGTLPSSLSSLSRLQVLDVSLNTFSGQISGSYSQLTSLNRLVLSRNSFSGSIPSTLDRLTSLQLLDLSGNNLSGNIPMELFKIESLDIALNLSWNTLTGVIPPEISALNKLSVLDLSHNKLEGELMALSGLENLVSLNISYNNFTGYLPDNKLFRQLSATELAGNQGLCSLGHDSCFLSSGPGMGMPKNKDIRRSWKLKTAIALLAVLAVALAVLGFFAVFHVRTLKRKDNDYELGGGDISPWQFSPFQKLNFTVDQVLKCLVESNVIGKGCSGIVYRADLDNGEVIAVKKLWTSTMAVGYSRKNDQLGASGGIRDSFSTEVKTLGSIRHKNIVRFLGCCWNQNTKLLMYDYMPNGSLGSLLHERSSGCLEWELRYQIILGAAQGLAYLHHDCVPPIVHRDIKANNILIGLEFEPYIADFGLAKLVDDEDFARSSKTVAGSYGYIAPEYGYMMKITEKSDVYSYGVVVLEILTGKQPIDPTIPDGLHIVDWVRQKRAGAELLDPSLLSRPESEIEEMTQILGVAVLCVNPSPDDRPTMKDVAAMLKEIKHEKEEYMKVDMLLKDSQANEHKGTGKDNDKVYHGGGPSSTTMNSLYLESHNSSFTASSLLHSSSSSGKVGFR from the exons ATGCAAATGCCAATGCCTAGGCAAATGCAATCTCTCAACCATCAAAATCACCACCACCTTCAATACTACTATCTCCTCCTTTTGCTCGCTGTTTTATCGCAAGCTGTGGCAGAAGCCGCTAGTAATGAAGTTGTTGTTCTGTTTTCTTGGCTTCAAACCTCTCCTTCACCACCTTCTTCCTTCTCAGACTGGAATTCTTTAGACTCTAATCCTTGTAACTGGTCCTACATTAAATGTTCTTCTGATAATTTTGTAACAGAAATCAACATTCAATCCATCCAGCTTGCCACTCCATTTCCTTCCAACCTTTCCTCTCTCCGATCCCTCCGCACTCTTATCATTTCTGGTGCTAATCTAACTGGGACTATCCCACTTGAGATTGGAGATTGCACTTCCCTTAGAACTATTGATATCAGTTCAAACAGTCTTGTGGGCAGCATCCCACTCACCATTAGTAAGCTTCAGAATCTTGAGGACTTGACACTGCACTCCAATAAACTTACTGGAAACATTCCACCAGAGCTTAGCAATTGCATCGGCCTAAAAAATATCCTTTTGTTTGACAATGAGCTAAGTGGAAATCTTCCCGTTGAACTAGGAAAGCTTGCATCTCTGGTAGTCCTAAGAGTTGGAGGGAACAAAGAAATTGATGGTAAAATTCCTGACGAGTTGGGAGATTGCCAGAATTTGGTAGTGCTGGGTCTGGCTGATactaaaatttctggttctCTTCCTGCATCTTTGGGCATGCTAAGAAATCTTCAAGTATTGTCAGTTTATACTACCATGCTTTCAGGGGAAATACCTTCGGATATAGGCAATTGCTCAGAGCTagttgacttgtatttgtatgaGAACAATTTATCAGGTTCGCTTCCAGCAGAGCTGGGCAAGCTTCAGAAACTTCAGAAGATGTTATTGTGGCAAAACAATCTAGTTGGGCATATTCCTGATGAAATTGGGAACTGCAGAAGTTTGTTGATTGCTGATTTTTCATTGAACTCTTTCACTGGAAGCATTCCTTGGTCATTTGGGAACCTCACCAACCTGTTGGAGTTGATGATTAGTAACAACAATATTTCTGGTTCTATTCCTCCTGTTCTTTCTAATGCTACAAGTCTGACACAACTACAGCTAGATACTAACCAGATATCGGGCTCGATTCCAATGGAGCTCGGATTTTTGACAGAGCTGAATATCTTCTTTGCTTGGCAGAACAAGCTTGAGGGAAGCATTCCACCTGGATTGGCTGGTTGCAGAAGTCTTCAAGCTCTGGATTTGTCACACAATTTTCTCACTGGTAGCTTACCCCCTGGCCTCTTTCAGCTGAAAAATCTAACCAAGCTTCTCTTGATTTCCAACGATATATCAGGCTCTATCCCTCACGAGACAGGTAATTGTAGCTCACTTATGCGATTACGTCTCACTGATAATAAGATCAGTGGACAAATTCCAAGCGAAATTGGGTTGCTGAGGAGTCTCACTTTTCTTGACCTTTCTAATAATAATCTCATTGGATCAATACCTGATGAGATTGGCAATTGTCTAGCGTTGCAGATGCTGAATCTGAGAAACAATACTCTTTCTGGCACTCTGCCAAGCTCTCTATCTTCTCTAAGTAGACTTCAGGTCTTGGACGTTTCTCTGAACACTTTTTCTGGTCAGATTTCTGGGAGTTATAGCCAACTTACTTCCCTTAATAGGCTTGTTTTAAGTAGAAATTCTTTCTCGGGGTCAATCCCCTCAACACTGGACCGCTTGACAAGCCTCCAATTGCTTGATCTAAGTGGCAACAATCTCTCTGGCAATATCCCAATGGAACTGTTTAAAATTGAGTCCCTGGACATTGCTTTGAATTTGAGCTGGAATACCTTGACAGGGGTAATTCCACCTGAGATATCTGCTCTAAACAAACTCTCTGTGCTGGACCTGTCACACAATAAACTTGAAGGAGAATTGATGGCTCTCTCCGGGCTAGAAAACCTAGTTTCCCTGaatatttcttacaacaacttCACAGGTTATCTTCCGGACAATAAATTGTTCAGACAGTTATCAGCAACTGAACTGGCAGGGAACCAGGGCTTGTGTTCTTTGGGGCATGATTCTTGCTTCTTGAGCAGTGGACCAGGCATGGGAATGCCAAAGAACAAAGACATTAGACGATCCTGGAAACTGAAAACTGCAATTGCTCTACTTGCTGTTTTAGCGGTGGCCTTGGCAGTTCTAGGTTTCTTTGCAGTTTTTCATGTTCGAACTTTGAAGAGAAAAGATAATGATTATGAGTTGGGAGGAGGGGACATTTCCCCTTGGCAATTTAGTCCATTCCAGAAATTAAATTTCACAGTGGATCAAGTTCTGAAATGCTTGGTGGAATCCAACGTGATTGGAAAGGGATGTTCTGGAATTGTTTATCGTGCAGACCTGGATAACGGTGAAGTTATTGCAGTGAAGAAACTATGGACATCAACAATGGCTGTAGGATACAGCCGCAAAAATGATCAACTTGGAGCTAGTGGTGGGATTCGCGATTCTTTTTCCACCGAAGTAAAGACACTGGGTTCAATTCGTCATAAAAACATTGTTAGATTCTTGGGTTGCTGTTGGAATCAGAATACAAAGTTGCTGATGTATGATTACATGCCTAATGGAAGCCTGGGAAGTCTCCTCCATGAAAGAAGCAGTGGTTGCCTGGAATGGGAACTGAGGTATCAGATCATCCTAGGTGCAGCTCAAGGCTTGGCTTATTTACACCACGATTGTGTTCCACCAATTGTTCACAGGGACATCAAGGCAAATAACATTCTCATTGGTCTTGAATTTGAGCCCTACATTGCTGATTTCGGACTGGCAAAACTCGTTGATGATGAAGACTTTGCTCGTTCTTCCAAAACTGTTGCCGGTTCCTATGGGTACATTGCACCAG AATATGGTTACATGATGAAAATCACGGAGAAAAGCGATGTATACAGCTATGGAGTGGTAGTGTTAGAAATTCTAACAGGAAAGCAACCAATCGATCCCACAATACCAGACGGGCTACACATTGTGGACTGGGTAAGACAAAAAAGGGCAGGTGCAGAGCTGTTGGATCCCAGCTTACTTTCCAGGCCTGAATCAGAAATTGAAGAAATGACTCAAATTCTTGGAGTGGCTGTGCTTTGTGTAAATCCATCACCAGATGATAGGCCAACTATGAAGGATGTGGCAGCAATgctcaaagaaataaaacatgagaAAGAGGAATACATGAAAGTTGACATGCTGCTCAAAGATTCACAGGCTAATGAGCACAAGGGAACTGGAAAAGACAATGATAAGGTTTATCATGGAGGAGGGCCATCATCAACAACTATGAACAGCTTGTACTTGGAAAGTCACAATTCAAGCTTTACTGCATCCTCATTGCTGCATTCTTCTTCCTCCAGTGGAAAAGTTGGTTTTAGATGA